Proteins encoded within one genomic window of Brassica rapa cultivar Chiifu-401-42 chromosome A09, CAAS_Brap_v3.01, whole genome shotgun sequence:
- the LOC103840171 gene encoding uncharacterized protein LOC103840171 has protein sequence MVLWEITLGTAYFLGLRRTYRLALKIQRRIVSPKHPKIRQFLHRRTRKIFDVAVSVHKNIQHRDIEVGRSLGNWILRWLDRMKPAAQIRTRPEPNSKVDKAKRLSESNTTQSPPKRESDRHLFSSLNHFQHRPFPTVSTMIQPPSRPNGITTQYRHYSAGAHASLIPPSYVRGSEFDGVIRKDILQWMLQR, from the exons ATGGTGCTGTGGGAGATAACTCTGGGAACAGCCTACTTCTTGGGGCTGAGGCGGACTTATAGGCTCGCCTTGAAGATCCAACGTCGGATTGTTAGTCCCAAGCACCCAAAAATCCGTCAATTTCTTCATCG GAGGACTCGTAAAATTTTCGATGTGGCAGTTTCCGTTCACAAGAACATTCAGCATAGAGACATTGAAGTTGGTCGGAGTCTCGGCAACTGGATTCTCCGTTGGCTCGACCGGATGAAACCGGCTGCTCAGATCCGTACTCGACCTGAACCAAACTCCAAAGTTGACAAGGCAAAAAGGCTATCGGAATCAAACACGACCCAGAGTCCACCAAAACGTGAATCCGATAGGCACTTGTTCTCTTCACTGAATCACTTCCAACACAGGCCTTTCCCGACCGTCTCTACCATGATCCAGCCACCTAGTAGACCTAATGGAATTACTACTCAGTACAGACATTACAGTGCCGGTGCACACGCCAGTCTGATTCCTCCGAGCTATGTAAGAGGCAGCGAGTTCGATGGTGTAATCAGGAAGGACATTTTGCAGTGGATGTTACAGAGATGA